A window from Macaca fascicularis isolate 582-1 chromosome 20, T2T-MFA8v1.1 encodes these proteins:
- the SRRM2 gene encoding serine/arginine repetitive matrix protein 2 isoform X7 encodes MLLEKDVNPGGKEETPGQRPAVTETHQLAELNEKKNERLRAAFGISDSYVDGSSFDPQRRAREAKQPAPEPPKPYSLVRESSSSRSPTPKQKKKKKKKDRGRSESSSPRRERKKSSKKKKHRSESESKKRKHRSPTPKSKRKSKDKKRKRSRSTTPAPKSRRAHRSTSADSASSSDTSRSRSRSAAAKTHTTALTGRSPSPASGRRGEGDAPFSEPGTTNTQRPSSPEPATKQPSSPYEDKDKDKKEKSAARPSPSPERSSTGPEPPAPTPLLAERHGGSPQPLATTPLSQEPVNPPSEASPTRGRSPPKSPEKLPQSSSSESSPPSPQPTKVSRHASSSPESPKPAPAPGSHREISSSPTSKNRSHGRAKRDKSHSHTPSRRTGRSRSPATAKRGRSRSRTPTKRGHSRSRSPQWRRSRSAQRWGRSRSPQRRGRSRSPQRPGWSRSRNTQRRGRSRSARRGRSHSRSPATRGRSRSRTPARRGRSRSRTPARRRSRSRTPTRRRSRSRTPARRGRSRSRTPARRRSRTRSPVRRRSRSRSPARRSGRSRSRTPARRGRSRSRTPARRGRSRSRTPARRSGRSRSRTPARRGRSRSRTPRRGRSRSRSLVRRGRSHSRSPQRRGRSGSSSDRKNKSRTSQRRSRSNSSPEMKKSRISSRRSRSLSSPRSKAKSRLSLRRSLSGSSPCPKQKSQTPPRRSRSGSSQPKAKSRTPPRRSRSSSSPPPKQKSKTPSRRSHSSSSPHSKVKSGTPPRQGSITSPQANEQSVTPQRRSCFESSPDPELKSRTPSRHSCSGSSPPRVKSSTPPRQSPSRSSSPQPKVKAVISPRQRSHSGSSSPSPSRVTSRTTPRRSRSVSPCSNVESRLLPRYSHSRSSSPDTKVKPETPPRQSHSGSISPHPKVKAQTPPGPSLSRSKSPCPQEKSKDSLVQSCPGSFSLCAGVKSSTPPGESYFGLSSLQLKGQSQTSPDHRSDTSSPEVRQSHSESPSLQSKSQTSPKGGQSRSSSPITELASRSPIRQDRGELSASPTLKSGMSPELSRFQSDSSSHPTVDSNSFLGQSRLETSESKEKMALLPQEDATASPPRQRDKFSPFPVQDRPESSLVFKDAPRTPSRDRSGTGSSPETKEQNSALPTSSQDEELMEVVEKSEEPTSQVLSHLSSELKEMSASNFESSPEVEERPAVSLTLDQSQSQASLEAVEIPAVASSWGGPHFSPEHKELSNSPLRENSFESSLEFRNSGPLGTEMNTGFSSEVKEDLNGPFLNQLETDPSLDMKEQSTRSSRRSSSELSPDAVEKAGMSSNQSVSSPVLDAVPRTPSRERSSSASSPEMKDGLPRTPSRRSRSGSSPGLRDGSGTPSRHSLSGSSPGMKDIPRTPSRGRSECDSSPEPKALPQTPRPRSRSPSSPELNNKCLTPQRERSGSESSVDQKTVARTPLGQRSRSGSSQELDVKPSASPQERSESDSSPDSKAKTRTPLRQRSRSGSSPEVDSKSRPSPRRSRSGSSPEVKDKPRAAPRAQSASDSSPEPKAPAPRALPRRSRSGSSSKGRGPSPEGSSSTESSPEHPPKSRTARRGSRSSPEPKTKSRTPPRRRSSRSSPELTRKARLSRRSRSASSSPETRSRTPPRRRRSPSVSSPEPVEKSRSSRRRRSASSPRTKTTSRRGRSPSPKPRGLQRSRSRSRREKTRTTRRRDRSGSSQSTSRRRQRSRSRSRVTRRRRGGSGYHSRSPARQESSRTSSRRRRGRSRTPPTSRKRSRSRTSPAPWKRSRSRASPATHRRSRSRTPLISRRRSRSRTSPVSRRRSRSRTSVTRRRSRSRASPVSRRRSRSRTPPVTRRRSRSRTPTTRRRSRSRTPPVTRRRSRSRTPPVTRRRSRSRTSPITRRRSRSRTSPVTRRRSRSRTSPVTRRRSRSRTSPVTRRRSRSRTPPAIRRRSRSRTPLLPRKRSRSRSPLAIRRRSRSRTPRAARGKRSLTRSPPAIRRRSASGSSSDRSRSATPPATRNHSGSRTPPVALNSSRMSCFSRPSMSPTPLDRCRSPGMLEPLGSSRTPMSVLQQAGGSMMDGPGPRIPDHQRTSVPENHAQSRIALALTAISLGTARPPPSMSAAGLAARMSQVPAPVPLMSLRTAPAANLASRIPAASAAAMNLASARTPAIPTAVNLADTRTPAAAAAMNLASPRTAVAPSAVNLADPRTPTAPAVNLAGARTPAALAALSLTGSGTPPTAANYPSSSRTPQAPASANLVGPRSAHATAPVNIAGSRTAAALAPASLTSARMAPTLSGANLTSPRVPLSAYERVSGRTSPPLLDRARSRTPPSAPSQSRMTSERAPSPSSRMGQAPSQSLLPPAQDQPRSPVPSAFSDQSRSLIAQTTPVAGSQSLSSGAVATTTSSAGDHNGMLSVPAPGVPHSDVGEPPASTGAQQPSVLAALQPAKERRSSSSSSSSSSSSSSSSSSSSSSSSSGSSSSDSEGSSLPVQPEVALKRVPSPTPAPKEAVREGRPPEPTPAKRKRRSSSSSSSSSSSSSSSSSSSSSSSSSSSSSSSSSSSSSSSSSSPSPAKPGPQALPKPASPKKPPPGERSLLPVSPPPRHSLPHVARGTFLKRTSGYFPPLHKSFGTPCGLQDKAPPLREWRVRLFTNGPCPPCVLLLPAPTHALCSSHTQRLAV; translated from the exons ATGTTGCTGGAGAAGGATGTGAACCCTGGGGGCAAGGAGGAGACCCCAGGGCAGAGGCCAGC GGTCACGGAGACTCACCAGTTGGCAGAATTGAATGAGAAGAAGAATGAAAGACTCCGTGCTGCCTTTGGCATCAGTGATTCTTACGTAGATGGCAGCTCTTTTGATCCTCAGCGTCGTGCCCGAGAAGCTAAACAACCggctcctgagcctcccaaaccTTACAG CCTTGTTCGGGAGTCTAGCAGTTCTCGCTCACCAACCCcaaagcagaagaagaagaaaaagaagaaagatagagGACG GTCAGAGAGCAGCTCTCCTCGacgggagagaaagaaaagttcaaAGAAGAAGAAGCACAG GTCAGAATCCGAGTCCAAGAAGCGTAAGCATAG GTCTCCCACTCCAAAGAGCAAACGTAAATCTAAGGACAAAAAGCGAAAGCG GTCTCGAAGTACAACACCAGCCCCCAAGAGCCGCCGGGCCCACCGTTCAACTTCTGCTGACTCTGCTTCCTCCTCTGATACTTCCCGCAGTCG GTCTCGAAGTGCTGCAGCTAAAACTCATACAACTGCCTTGACTGGGCGAAGTCCTTCCCCTGCTTCAGGGCGACGAGGGGAGGGAGATGCACCTTTCAGTGAACCAGGTACTACCAACACACAACGGCCTAGTAGCCCGGAGCCTGCTACAAAACAGCCTAGCAGCCCTTATGAAGACAAAGATAAAGACAAGAAGGAG AAATCTGCAGCTCGACCTAGCCCCTCTCCGGAAAGGAGCAGCACAGGCCCAGAACCACCTGCTCCCACTCCGCTCCTTGCTGAGCGACATGGCGGCTCCCCACAACCACTTGCAACAACCCCCTTAAGCCAAGAGCCAGTGAACCCCCCATCTGAGGCCTCTCCCACTCGGGGCCGTTCACCACCTAAGTCTCCTGAGAAACTTCCCCAGTCTTCTTCCTCAGAGAGCAGCCCACCATCCCCTCAACCTACCAAAGTTTCTCGGCATGCCAGCTCTTCCCCAGAAAGTCCTAAACCTGCTCCAGCTCCGGGGTCCCACCGAGAGATTTCTTCTTCTCCCACATCCAAGAATCGCTCACATGGCCGAGCAAAACGGGATAAATCACATTCTCATACCCCTTCCCGTAGGACGGGGAGGTCCCGTAGCCCTGCCACCGCTAAGAGAGGGCGATCTCGGTCTCGAACCCCTACAAAGAGAGGTCATTCTCGATCCCGATCTCCCCAGTGGCGTAGGTCCAGGTCTGCACAGAGGTGGGGAAGATCTAGAAGCCCCCAGCGACGTGGCCGCTCTAGGTCTCCTCAgcgaccaggctggtctaggaGCAGAAATACCCAGAGAAGAGGCAGGTCTAGGTCAGCAAGGCGAGGGAGGTCCCACTCTAGATCCCCAGCCACTCGGGGCAGATCTCGTTCTAGAACACCAGCCCGGCGGGGCAGGTCACGCTCTAGAACACCTGCCAGGCGGAGATCACGATCCAGAACACCTACCAGGCGTAGGTCTCGGTCTAGAACACCAGCCCGGAGGGGCAGGTCTCGGTCTAGAACACCTGCTAGGCGCAGATCTAGGACCCGATCGCCAGTACGACGGAGGTCTCGTAGTAGATCACCAGCCAGGAGAAGTGGCAGGTCACGCTCCAGAACCCCAGCTAGACGTGGCCGCTCACGCTCCAGAACCCCAGCCAGACGTGGCCGCTCACGCTCTAGAACCCCAGCTAGACGCAGTGGTCGCTCACGCTCCAGAACACCAGCCAGGAGAGGGAGGTCTCGATCTAGGACACCAAGACGAGGAAGATCCCGCAGTAGAAGCTTAGTTAGACGTGGAAGATCTCACTCTAGATCACCTCAAAGAAGAGGCAGGTCTGGCTCATCTTCAGACCGGAAGAACAAATCCAGAACATCTCAGAGAAGAAGCAGGTCCAATTCAAGCccagaaatgaagaaatcacGCATTTCTTCAAGGCGGAGCAGATCTCTGTCTTCACCACGGTCCAAAGCAAAATCTCGTTTGTCTTTGAGGCGCAGCCTTTCAGGATCTTCCCCATGCCCTAAACAAAAGTCACAGACGCCACCCAGGCGCAGTCGCTCTGGATCCTCCCAACCTAAAGCTAAATCTAGAACGCCACCTAGACGCAGTCGCTCCAGTTCTTCTCCGCCACCTAAACAGAAATCTAAAACACCATCAAGACGAAGTCATTCCAGTTCGTCTCCTCATTCTAAAGTGAAATCTGGAACACCACCAAGGCAAGGGTCCATAACAAGTCCCCAGGCCAATGAGCAATCTGTAACGCCACAAAGACGGAGCTGTTTTGAATCATCACCTGACCCTGAGTTGAAATCTAGGACCCCTTCGAGACATAGTTGCTCAGGGTCCTCTCCTCCTAGAGTGAAATCTAGCACACCTCCCAGACAGAGCCCATCTAGGTCATCATCTCCACAACCCAAAGTGAAGGCGGTAATATCACCAAGGCAAAGAAGCCATTCTGGCTCCTCTTCTCCAAGTCCTAGTAGGGTGACATCGAGAACAACTCCACGGCGAAGCAGATCAGTATCTCCCTGCTCCAACGTGGAATCCAGATTGTTGCCAAGATACAGTCATTCTAGGTCCTCCTCACCAGATACCAAAGTGAAACCTGAAACACCGCCAAGACAAAGTCACTCAGGGTCTATTTCACCACACCCCAAAGTAAAGGCCCAAACTCCACCAGGGCCAAGTCTTTCTAGATCAAAGTCGCCATGTCCCCAAGAGAAGTCTAAAGACTCACTAGTTCAGAGTTGCCCTGGATCCTTCTCTCTGTGTGCAGGAGTAAAATCTAGCACACCACCAGGTGAGAGCTATTTTGGACTCTCATCTCTGCAACTGAAAGGACAATCTCAAACTTCACCAGACCACAGATCTGATACTTCAAGTCCAGAAGTGAGACAGAGTCACTCAGAATCACCATCTCTGCAGAGCAAATCTCAAACATCGCCTAAGGGAGGTCAGTCCAGGTCTTCATCTCCAATCACTGAGCTGGCATCCAGATCTCCAATAAGACAAGATAGAGGTGAGTTGTCAGCGAGTCCTACATTGAAATCCGGAATGTCTCCTGAGCTGAGCAGGTTCCAGTCTGACTCTTCTTCACATCCTACAGTGGACTCGAATTCTTTCTTGGGGCAGAGTAGATTGGAGACTTctgaatcaaaagagaaaatggcCTTACTCCCTCAGGAGGATGCTACTGCATCACCTCCTAGACAAAGAGACAAATTTAGTCCCTTTCCAGTACAGGATAGACCTGAGTCTTCACTAGTGTTCAAAGACGCACCTAGAACCCCGTCAAGGGACAGAAGTGGTACTGGGTCATCTCCAGAAACAAAAGAGCAAAATAGTGCATTGCCTACATCAAGCCAAGATGAAGAGTTAATGGAGGTGGTAGAGAAGTCTGAAGAACCCACAAGCCAAGTCCTGTCTCATTTGTCTTCAGAACTTAAAGAAATGTCTGCAAGTAACTTTGAATCATCTCCTGAAGTAGAAGAAAGGCCTGCTGTGTCTTTGACGCTTGATCAGAGCCAGTCACAGGCTTCTTTGGAAGCAGTAGAAATTCCTGCAGTAGCCTCATCTTGGGGTGGGCCACATTTTTCTCCAGAACATAAGGAACTGTCTAACTCCCCACTCAGGGAGAACAGCTTTGAATCATCTTTAGAATTTAGAAACTCAGGCCCACTTGGTACAGAAATGAATACTGGATTTTCTTCTGAGGTTAAAGAAGATTTGAATGGACCTTTTCTTAATCAGCTGGAAACAGATCCATCTCTAGACATGAAAGAACAATCGACAAGATCCTCTAGACGCAGCAGTTCTGAGTTATCCCCAGATGCAGTGGAAAAGGCAGGGATGTCTTCAAATCAGAGCGTCTCTTCACCTGTGCTTGATGCTGTACCGAGAACACCCTCGAGAGAAAGAAGTAGTTCTGCATCTTCTCCTGAAATGAAAGATGGTTTACCCAGAACTCCATCAAGGAGAAGCAGGTCTGGGTCTTCTCCAGGACTTAGAGATGGGTCTGGGACTCCCTCGAGGCACAGCCTGTCCGGGTCCTCTCCTGGAATGAAAGATATACCTAGAACACCATCCAGAGGGAGAAGCGAATGTGATTCTTCGCCAGAACCGAAAGCTTTGCCTCAGACTCCTAGGCCAAGGAGTCGTTCTCCATCATCCCCAGAGCTCAACAACAAGTGTCTTACCCCCCAGAGAGAAAGAAGTGGGTCAGAATCATCAGTTGATCAGAAAACTGTGGCTCGGACTCCCTTGGGGCAGAGAAGTCGTTCGGGATCCTCTCAAGAACTTGATGTGAAACCCAGTGCATCCCCTCAGGAAAGAAGTGAGTCAGACTCTTCTCCAGATTCTAAAGCCAAGACTCGAACCCCACTTCGGCAGAGGAGTCGCTCTGGATCATCTCCAGAGGTTGACAGCAAATCTCGACCTTCTCCTCGGCGCAGTAGGTCTGGTTCCTCCCCTGAAGTGAAAGATAAGCCAAGAGCAGCACCCAGGGCACAGAGTGCTTCTGATTCCTCTCCTGAACCTAAAGCTCCAGCCCCTCGGGCCCTTCCCAGACGAAGCAGATCAGGTTCATCAAGCAAAGGTAGAGGCCCTtctcctgaaggaagcagcagTACCGAGTCCTCTCCTGAACATCCGCCCAAATCCAGAACTGCTCGCAGAGGTTCCAGGTCATCACCAGAGCCCAAGACCAAGTCTCGTACACCACCTCGACGTCGCAGCTCTCGATCATCTCCTGAGCTAACGAGGAAGGCCAGACTCTCCCGTAGAAGCCGTTCTGCCTCATCCTCACCAGAAACTCGCTCTAGAACTCCCCCAAGGCGCCGGAGAAGTCCTTCAGTGTCTTCCCCGGAGCCAGTCGAAAAGTCAAGGTCTTCACGCCGACGGCGCTCAGCTTCATCTCCACGCACTAAGACAACCTCAAGGAGAGGCCGCTCTCCTTCACCAAAGCCTCGTGGACTGCAGAGGTCCCGTTCCCGCTCAAGGAGAGAGAAAACCAGAACAACCCGACGTCGAGATAGGTCTGGATCTTCTCAGTCAACCTCTCGGCGAAGACAGCGGAGCCGGTCAAGGTCACGGGTTACTCGGCGACGGAGGGGAGGCTCTGGTTATCACTCAAGGTCCCCTGCCCGGCAGGAAAGTTCCCGGACCTCCTCTCGACGCCGAAGAGGCCGCTCTCGGACACCCCCAACGAGTCGGAAGCGTTCTCGCTCACGGACATCACCAGCCCCATGGAAACGCTCTAGATCTCGAGCCTCTCCAGCCACTCACCGGCGATCCAGGTCCAGAACCCCCCTGATAAGCCGACGTAGGTCCAGGTCTCGAACTTCACCAGTCAGCCGGAGACGGTCAAGGTCCAGGACTTCAGTGACTCGACGAAGATCCCGGTCAAGAGCATCCCCAGTGAGCAGAAGGCGATCCAGATCCAGAACACCACCAGTAACCCGTCGTCGTTCAAGGTCCAGAACACCAACAACACGCCGGCGCTCCCGTTCTAGAACTCCACCAGTGACACGCAGAAGGTCCAGATCTAGGACTCCACCAGTAACCAGGAGGCGATCTCGAAGCAGAACTTCACCTATCACTCGCAGAAGATCAAGATCCAGAACATCGCCGGTCACCCGAAGGAGGTCTCGATCTCGCACATCTCCAGTAACTCGAAGAAGGTCCCGCTCTCGAACCTCACCAGTGACACGCCGCCGCTCTAGGTCCCGGACACCTCCAGCTATTCGGCGCCGCTCTAGGTCTCGAACGCCACTGTTGCCACGCAAACGTTCTCGAAGTCGCTCACCACTTGCTATCCGGCGCCGCTCCAGATCCCGTACTCCACGAGCAGCTCGGGGCAAACGGTCCTTAACAAGATCTCCTCCAGCCATCCGCAGGCGTTCAGCATCTGGAAGTAGTTCTGATCGTTCACGATCTGCTACTCCTCCAGCAACAAGAAATCATTCTGGTTCGCGGACACCTCCAGTAGCACTCAACAGCTCCAGAATGAGCTGCTTTAGTCGTCCTAGCATGTCCCCAACACCTCTTGACCGCTGCAGATCACCTGGAATGCTTGAACCCCTTGGCAGCTCTAGAACACCCATGTCTGTCCTGCAGCAAGCCGGTGGCTCCATGATGGATGGTCCAGGTCCCCGAATACCTGACCACCAGAGAACATCTGTGCCAGAAAATCATGCTCAGTCCAGGATTGCACTTGCCCTGACCGCTATCAGTCTTGGCACTGCTCGGCCTCCTCCGTCCATGTCTGCTGCTGGCCTTGCTGCAAGAATGTCCCAGGTTCCAGCCCCGGTGCCTCTCATGAGTCTCAGAACCGCTCCAGCAGCCAACCTTGCCAGCAGGATTCCTGCAGCCTCTGCGGCAGCCATGAACCTAGCCAGCGCCAGGACACCTGCCATCCCAACAGCAGTGAACCTGGCTGACACTCGAACGCCAGCTGCAGCAGCGGCCATGAACTTGGCCAGCCCCAGAACAGCGGTGGCACCTTCGGCTGTGAACCTGGCTGACCCTCGCACTCCCACAGCCCCAGCTGTGAACCTAGCAGGGGCCAGAACCCCAGCTGCCTTGGCAGCTCTGAGTCTCACAGGCTCTGGCACCCCACCAACTGCTGCAAACTATCCCTCCAGCTCCAGAACACCACAGGCTCCAGCCTCTGCAAACCTGGTGGGTCCTCGGTCTGCACATGCCACAGCTCCTGTGAATATTGCCGGCTCCAGAACCGCTGCAGCCTTGGCCCCCGCGAGCCTCACCAGTGCTAGGATGGCTCCAACATTGTCTGGTGCAAACCTCACCAGCCCCAGGGTGCCCCTCTCTGCCTATGAGCGTGTCAGTGGCAGAACCTCACCACCGCTCCTTGACCGAGCCAGGTCCAGAACACCACCGTCTGCCCCAAGCCAGTCTAGAATGACCTCTGAACGggctccctccccttcctctagAATGGGCCAGGCTCCTTCACAGTCTCTTCTCCCTCCAGCACAGGATCAGCCGAGGTCTCCTGTGCCTTCTGCTTTTTCAGACCAGTCCCGTTCTTTGATTGCCCAGACCACCCCCGTAGCAGGGTCTCAGTCCCTTTCCTCTGGGGCGGTGGCAACGACCACGTCCTCCGCTGGTGACCACAATGGCATGCTCTCTGTCCCTGCCCCCGGGGTGCCCCACTCTGATGTGGGGGAGCCACCTGCCTCTACTGGGGCCCAGCAGCCGTCTGTATTAGCCGCCCTGCAGCCAGCAAAGGAGCGGCggagttcctcctcctcctcctcgtcctctagctcttcttcctcctcctcatcgtcgtcgtcgtcgtcttCCTCCTCTGGCTCCAGTTCTAGCGACTCGGAGGGCTCTAGCCTTCCTGTGCAACCTGAGGTGGCACTAAAGAG ggtccccagccccaccccagccccaaaGGAGGCTGTTAGAGAGGGACGTCCTCCGGAGCCAACCCCAGCCAAACGGAAGAGGCGCTCTAGCAGTTCCAGTTCcagctcctcctcttcatcttcctcctcctcctcctcctcctcttcttcctcctcctcttcttcctcttcctcttcctcctcctcttcctcttcctcctcctcttcctcgcCTTCCCCTGCTAAGCCTGGCCCTCAGGCCTTGCCCAAACCTGCAAGCCCCAAGAAGCCACCCCCTGGCGAGCGGAG cctcctccctgtctccccGCCTCCACGCCATTCTCTTCCACATGTAGCCAGAGGGACCTTTCTAAAACGCACATCTGGCTACTTCCCTCCACTCCACAAATCCTTCGGGACGCCCTGTGGCCTGCAGGACAAAGCCCCACCTCTGCGGGAGTGGCGTGTGAGGCTCTTCACCAACGGGCCTTGCCCGCCCTGTGTTCTCCTCCTGCCCGCCCCCACACATGCCCTGTGCTCCAGCCACACCCAGCGCCTTGCAGTTTAA